tgtgtaaTGCAAATAACTTTAATCTTTACACAGTTCAGATCAAAATGACCACGCTGGGTACAGTTCAACAAGCAACATAAAGGTACAACATGCACAACAGCTTGTAAACATTAAGACAACACAATTTGTTTTACTAAATAACTTCTCGTTCACTTTTTCGGTACATTCAGATTGTTATTTTACGATTTGTGAGAGTAAAATCCATCAGTGACACCAAACCCGATGTGTCGGTGAGTTATAAGTATTGTtaatactacactgtaaaaaattctttgctacctttaatttttttgttgaatcaactcagttttacaagtcattttaacttacttttatttatcttgacttgagatgagttgttataactacagatcAGTTGTTATaccttataaaatatagttgaaaaagtcaacttcattttatactCATCTCttatcaagataaataatagtaagttgacatgacttgtaaatctgagttgatttacaAGTCGggacctttaaaatgtaaataaataaataaagcatacaTAAAATTACTAAATATTACTCCAGTTTAAAAAgttatttggatttaaaaaattattttgttaaataattattttatttcctTTCACCTTTAGTTTTAGTGGAGGTGGGGCCGACACAGTGTTGCTTGTTATAAGGAATTTCTCTGAAAACTGTTAAGAGTAATTTAGTTACTGTTTCTGTATATTCATTGTTTTATTGATCGTCATGCTACGTTGGAAGATTTTTGATGGCCCTCTGGAAGGCAAATAAATGACGTATACCAAAATGTAATGAAGCAAATTACAACTGATGAACAACCGATGAATGGTGTGTCCTGATGccacaacaaaaaaaattcgTAAAAATTTTGGGCATATCCCCAAAAATGATGCTGGTGAAATAATTTGCTGTCCATTCTGTGTTAAACACATTATgagttcttttttattttgttgcaaATTTGCTCATTTTTTCACTTATTTAAGTCAATGAAGCAGTAGCTTTGATGCCCCCTGTCGCTGGTGGTGCCCTAGGTGACCGCCTAGTTCGCCTAAGCCTAGAAACTGCCCTGATGTACCTGCCAGAAAAAATGGTCATAAAATGTCTCTAGCTGTCActagggcagtaccctttataaaggtcctaatagttaatatttaggtacagatttggtatctttgaggtactaatatgaactcttactgtgggttcacaccagtcgCGTTTGAGACGTCAAATTCGCGCctaccgcatctagtttgccacttgaacattttgagtttattcgcttcatttgcgcgtgaaagccgcacgtgaaattctagtcatcgagaaattcacacggaaatttgcgtcatgggaaagacttctgcgactccgcatgctttctgtaatcacgtcactactagtacaagctcctgattggttaaagcggcgcgtttttctgccaaagttcaaatttttcaacttgcgcatttCCCGCGCAACACTCAATTCGCGAGGTGGAATCGTGTCTACCGTGCCGTGCAAAGCGCCTCTTTTGcgccgtgagacctccagacgtgtcttcacattgatctaacattgaaatcactcgcgcttgacgcctctaccgcggctggtgtgaacgcagcattaggtgcagtttcccggacagagattagcttaagccaggactaggccttagttaaattaagatatttaagtaatttttaaaagcataatttataaataaacactactggtgtgcatctcCAGAAACAACACTCGCACAGATATATTTTCAGATACGTCAGAGCAAGTTTTATAATCTTAACGTGTAAAGATCCAAAAATGTTGTTAATTTATTATAAGGAGTGTCTGTGGTTCTGATAAAATATTAGTACAGAAACACACAGACATCCCACAGAATTACAACAACTAATGTGTAGCAGAAGCGAGTCAAGGAAAACAAATGGGTCAGATTCGCAACGTCGACTTTTTACTCAACTTACTTTGTACTGATAAACTCTTTTTATATAAGAGTTTTATCCAGATTAAAGTaaagaataaaaaacataacaaaaatgtAGAAACCTAAAGTTTCTTATCTTCAGATGGGACCAATCAAAGCTGCCCTCCGGTTAGGTTTTCAGCGTCTGTGCTCTTTTCCCAGTCCATTATCAAAAAGTTTCAGATAACAGTCATTCACAAAAGCCCTATCAGACGTACGCTGTACCTACAGACCACAGACAGAGGGAATTCTGGGGGGGACGCAGCGAGGAGGGGCGAAAACTGTGTGTGAGAATGGAGGAAGGGACTACGAATGACAGACAGGATTTGGGAGGAGTGAGAAACGCGGAGAGAAACAGAACAACTATGACCTTACCGGAGATCACATCAGGAGAAACCAAACCAGGAACCGGATCATTTTGACATTCACCTATGGACTATTTCACCAGTTTTCCCTGGAAATACAAGAGGAATACAACTACAATGATAACATTTCCCTTTTGGGATTAATAAGGTTCCTATCTGTCTAATGAGAAGTTcacagacttttattttcacCAAATTCAGGATCTCTAGTGAATGACAGAGTCAAATTTTGAGATCTTTTGGAAGGGCATCCATGCACATTTCATAAGCAGCATGTCCCATGAGGAATACCATGAGATGGACAGTGAGTAACGGTGTGTCTGGATGCTGGACGGGGTGTGTTGTCTATCTTCTGGCTGTTTTCGTGATTCTCTCGTCCAGTGTCAACTGTCATCGCGGCTCATGGCGTGCGCACCGGGTCGCCAACTCCACCACCTCCGGGCGGCACGCGCGCAGCTACGTTCACCTGCAGGGCGACATACGCCAGAGGAAACTTTACTCCTTCCAGAAGTTCTTCCTTAGGATTGGAAAAGACGGGAGAGTCAACGGCACCAAGAGCAAAGACGATCCTTACAGTGAGTTATATATATGAGAAAGGGAAGGGGGTTTGGACAAATTTGGAATTTGTCCCGCATTGTTATATGCAAAATAGTATAGTTATATATGCAAAAATCAACCTGATGTGAAATAAATTTAGTTTATAAACATAATTTATATTGATTTGAATCTTAATTTTTCTCTTCAacttgcagcatgaagttaaaacaacttggttttgcaagtcagttCAACCTACAGTACTATTTTAAGCTCGGCTTGTGAAAATGTGACCTTATTAGTGACTTATACAATCAAGTtataattgtttaacttaattgttTGACTTAAGtttaagtaacataaaaatacatgttgatttaacaaaaatactgTTTTTTGACAGTATTGTGCAAAGCTcaagataaaataaaatttttacaaAAAGTTAGTTATATTAAAAATGGTTGAATGTGCAGCTGTTTAACATCATacagtaataatataataatgttcttaataatataataaagatTTCTTACATAGTTCATTGAAATATGTCAAAAACATGGTGTTCATGATGTgaaattatactgtaaaaagttggatccacttaaaaaattactttgaaaaaataaagttgaaaaataaaacttaactaagtgttaccaattgaagtcatttttaaaaatgtagaaTCGACATTGTTTTGAAAGTTCTCTATGATTCATACTTATAGTATAAAATATGAGATATGAGATATAAGAGATGAGAGATGAGATGATACAATGAAAGATAGGCTTAAAACGGCTTGAAAAgattatttaaaagtacataaattATTCTGGATACACTTTTCAAGATCCAATTCTCATCACTATTAACTTTACCTCAATATACTCCTAATTACTGCGTATTAATACTTAGTAAAGTAGTTGTGaagtttaagtattggtagtAATTGGGTAGGATTAAGAATgtaggttttgcagaatcaggcattaatatgtgcttatTAAGTAGTAATTAACAGCCAATAtctcagtaataataatgctaataaccaaccagttaatagtgagaattgtaaactacacaagagtgtttttctttattctCATTAACTTACCAAAGTATTAAAAGTGAGAAGGATACATGCATTTTAACGAAAGACTTTAAATTTTGATGTTAAATCCTCTATTGTATTATATGGGGTAAGTTCATAACTTCAACACTAGAggctcaaaaatcaaatagtcACTTTGTGTGAAGACTTCTTATAGTAACATAGTAAACTttgtgttcacatgtggtcaagatcgcTCTAATCTGACAGTAGCacaatttttcttattttttggcttaaaaagtaaaaaatatgtatacaccttatattttatttaatataacttgttaggtatgaatgttaaaaattattcttttgcacaaaatagaggagacaataacgtgtcttttgatactttagctgacgtgcaaacataaacacatatatgtataaatatatatatatatatgtatttgaCTTATAGCCTATATATTGATATATAATCTAGTGAACTATAATGAGAATAATGATATTTATGTgacaatttaataataataatgaaattatatgcgatatattaatgtaaataaacaaatatatatgACAGTGTTAAAAGTAGGGATGGActgataggatttttttgggccgataccaaTACCAATttaacagacaacttctggccgatgccgataccgatattaaacacttttatacaatactatacagttggtctattagctagtttatttctgcatcaaattatttttactgaacatggattggatctaattaacattcaactgaccaacataataagagaggcacaaattaagctaaaacaaatataagacagcatgacaaccttcaaaggtggtttttgctattcagcatttcttttattaagaacattaactcattttttacatataatggatttctttatgcagttaattaataaacaatcggtatcggcctttctcttgctattgccgatatgccgatggtttcaaattcatcaaaaatcggcagataaatatcggcggccgatacatcggtgcttTACTAGTTAAAAGGAATACATTCATTCAATTTGAGTAACAGATGATAAGTCACTTTGCAAACTTTTTATCATAGATTTAAGATGAGcagtcaatttatttaaatataaatatatgtgaaaatatttaaatgaaagttATACATCTGTCTGAATGCACATTATCTGACGTCAATACTTTTTTACAAGTGagttattttaaattgttacCATTTTATGTTATTAGGCATTAAATGAGAGCTAAACACCTGTGTATGAACTGGGCATGCAGAGCTCGatcttattaaataaaaatacccCATAAATCAAATTAGCCGCTtcaataaaacaagcaaaattaatGAGCCATTTGAGGAATTGTGCCATGCGGTGTAAACTCTGCTTTTGAATGCATAATCGTCTCTTGACACCCAGAAATCTGAGAGCAATTAAACATCATACACCCCGCACACATAAATACTAATGTTGTAATATTTCTGTTTTGTTAATGTCTTctgttttaaagtggttcggTGAGATGCCGAATGTGTTTTGCTGGTGTTTTGTTAATTGGCCGTAACTCATATGGTGCCCATGTGCAGATAAGAGTCTTCCTGTTtcctctgtgtgtgtctgtctgtgttttgaCATCCCTTCCTTTTAGGCCATTGGGGGGTTTATATCTCCTCAGACGTGTGTGACTATTTATGTCTGGTGCTTGAAAGCAAACTTAAGTTTTAATATTAATGAggataaaaaataaaggaaaGACGTTTTGCTTCTTGAGAAGAAGCAGAGCTTATCAATATGCTCAGACATGGTctaaaaagtcaaaatatgaattacaatattaaaatgATCTGAATTGtgcatttcatgcattttacaTTCATTCTTATATGCTTTATGTTCTTGCTGTTTGTCAACAATTGTTTCATTGATCTGTTTAGATTTACCTTAACATATTTAAGGAGACACATCTGAGACACAgaacacttaaaggaatattccattttcttaaaagaaaaatccagataatttactcaccaccctgtcatccaaaatgttgatgtctttctttgttcagtcgagaagaaattatgttttttgaggatttttctaattttaatggacttaaatagacaccaacaattaacacttaactcaacacgtaacagtttttttcaacggagtttcaaaggactataaacgatcccaaacaaggcataagtgtcttatctagcaaaatgattgtcatttttgacaaaaaaaataacaaatatacacttttaaaccacaacttctcgtcaagATCTGATCCAGctcgacctaacgtaaatgcgtagtgacgtagggaggtcacgtgttacatatataaaacgaaCATttacggaccattttaaacaataaactgacacaaagacattaattagtatcagttgacatacaacaacgtaggaacggtcctctttcaacacatttgttaacactggggcggagtttcgtgttcgtcctctgtgacctcttgacgtcatgacgtattgcgtggggtcacgctggcgcatcaagaccggatctagacgagaagttgtgctttaaaagtggatatttgttatttttcttgtcaaaaatgacaatcgtttcgctggataagacccttgtgcctcgtttgggatcgtttgtggtcctttggAGCTtcgctgaaaaaaactgttaagtgttgggtattaaatgttgggctctattgaagtccattaaaatgagaaaaatcctgcaatgttttcctcaaaaaacataatttcttcttgactgaacaaagaaagacatcggcattttggatgacatg
The sequence above is drawn from the Misgurnus anguillicaudatus chromosome 22, ASM2758022v2, whole genome shotgun sequence genome and encodes:
- the fgf10b gene encoding fibroblast growth factor 10b produces the protein MRNTMRWTVSNGVSGCWTGCVVYLLAVFVILSSSVNCHRGSWRAHRVANSTTSGRHARSYVHLQGDIRQRKLYSFQKFFLRIGKDGRVNGTKSKDDPYNILEITSVDVGIVAIRGLGSNLYLAISKKGELYGSRNYVINCRLKERIEENGYNTYASAEWRNKKRQMFVGLNTHGRPLRGRKTRRRNTATHFLPIVV